Below is a window of Oryza brachyantha chromosome 10, ObraRS2, whole genome shotgun sequence DNA.
ACATCATCCACTCGTATACTTCTTTGCCATATCGCGTCAGTTGCAACGCCTTGCTGACCACGCATCATACAATCCACTAATCCTCCCTGATTTCTTATCCAAAACGATTAGTAAACCCCAAGCAAAACCACCTGTCCTGTTGTCCACCTCCCCCGGTGAACGGCTACCAGATACAACCACCTCAGGCCGTTGACGGTTAACCATTAACCCCACTTGGATTctggtcaaaaaaaaaaaccccactTGGATTAACCAATATCGTTTGTAGCGAAGTATAAGTATTTGTTTCGTGTAAAAAGGTTATTTCAATCagattcaaaataaaattacatggTTGAATATTCAAATGAGGTCTCCTTTGAtctgtagaaaaaaaataaaaagctaaAGGGTTTTAATCCTATGGAAAAATTCTTAAGtcatttgaaacaaataattaaatcctaccattttctatgaaaaatcCTATGGGACTAACAATCATATAcaaaaattgaagaaaaatatagataatttgttagaaaataaacatcgGGATCTatctcatgtttttttctttacgtGACTATAAAGTTTATCatgtgtattaatttttttttctaaattcatttatgaaccattatatatgtttgaaaaATGTGGACTCTGTTTCTTACGAGAAaaacagaaacagaaaaatggtGGGAACatgaatttttcattaaattcatacattaaatagaaacaaaaaagtgTCAAAACTGTTGGCAGTACTGAACTACTCCAGAGAATACCCACCGGTTTCAAAGGGATCCTGAATTTGTGTGTAAACTTCGAAATTTACGCAGAATTTATTTGCAATCCGGATGAATACTCTGAATActgttgtgtgtgtgtgtgtgtgtgtgtgtggatgAACCCGTCCCCTAGGCCGCTAGCCGGCAGCGAATCCGAGAGGCGGCGACAAGGCAAAAAAAAGCAGCGGAGAGaaggcgaggccgaggcggaggagaaggCAACGCAACCACCAACCAACCGCGCGTCGAAGCTTCTGGGCCACGCCGCCACAAAAGCCGCCCCCCGACTCGATGCCTCCCCTCCTCGCCTCacccgcctccacctcctcctccgtcctcCTCGCATCCTgtcgcctccgcgccggcggcggcgtccagcGGGGGACGCGGCGGAACTTCCTCGCGCCGAGCAGAGAGAAGATTGGTGGGGGGAGTTTCCGGGCGATGAGCTGGCTGGGGAAGCTGGGGCTGGGTGGGCTGGGGGGCAGCCCGCGGGCGTCGGAGGCGTCGGCAGCGCTGGCGCAGGGCCCCGACGAGGACCGCCCGGCGGCGCCCGGGAACGAGTTCGCGCAGTTCGGGGCAGGCTGCTTCTGGGGCGTGGAGCTGGCGTTCCAGCGGGTCCCCGGCGTGACGCGCACCGAGGTGGGCTACAGCCAGGGGAACCTCCACGACCCGACCTACGAGGACGTCTGCACCGGCGCCACCAACCACAACGAGGTCGTCCGCGTCCAGTACGACACCTCCGCCTGCAAGTTCGACGACCTCCTCGACGTCTTCTGGGCGCGCCACGATCCCACCACGCCCAACCGTCAGGTCAGCCAGGCGCTCATGCATAATCCACACACCGGCGAATTGCATGGTTTCGCTTACCGTATCTTTCATCTCTGGTTAATTTTCTTGGCTTGGAATTGGGGATTTCGTTTACTGAAATATCGCGAGGGTTTAGGGGGAATTGCAGAATTAGGGCACAGATAATATTGGTTCGATTAGTTCAGTCTGGAGTCACTAGGCACCGATATTCTACTGCGAATTTTAGAAGGAGCATTCCTCGCGAGTGATCTACTCCATATTCCAGACAAAGAAACGTGGCTGCTGTGTGCACAGTAAGAACTGAATCTGGGACAGTGCGGCATAGGCCCGACGATCAGTACTGCGGCTTCTAGAGTTATTGAGTTTCTCACCAACCAAATGAACTTTCTTTGGCTTATGCTCTTTACGCAGTTTTGGTTAACAGGAAGAACTTACTGTCTCATAAGTCATAAGTCACAACCCTGTGTACTGGCAGAGGCTGTCATGGTTGTGTGTGTCAGTCTGTGGGCACTTAGTGTTTGTTGCTCTGTTCATGGGACGAATGGTCCCTATGAATCAGGTTCTGCTGTATAGGATCAATAATTCACAGCATCCCTGCTACACTTTTGCACTTTGATCAAAGTCCCAAGTGGCTGCCTTCCTACAGCTTAAGCTTGATCAGTTAGTATTATAGTGGGGTACTATTAGCAAGTATATACCATTATAGTGGTGTTATTCGGTTAGTTTTACAGGTATATACTGTAATTTAGTGGGTGCTGAGTTGAGTATGTCTTGCAGTGTTGTAAAGCTTAACCTTGCACTATAGCATCGCTAtgtaaatttgcaataatagatCATTTACCTATGACAGTGGCGTTGCTGTGTCCACTAGTGTCATTGGTGGATAACTTATTCCTACACAGTGCCACCAAAGAGAACAAACTTACTGAAAAAAGGACTTGGcctgttattttattatgtttttctgCATAAACAGATCGATTGGATTCTACTATTTCTTTCAAGCATCTGTTTGATTGTTTGACATAAGTGAAGTTTTTCTGATCACATATACTCTGAACTCTTTTCATGCAGGGTAATGATGTAGGGACCCAATACAGGTCAGGTATCTACTACTACACCCCTGAGCAGGAGAAGGCGGCAAGGGAATCTCTGGAGAAGCAGCAGAAGCTTCTAAACCGGACGATTGTCACTGAGATCCTTCCTACAAAGAGGTTCTACAGGGCAGAGGAGTACCACCAGCAATACCTTGAGAAAGGCGGACGCTTTGGGTTCGGGCAGTCTGCGGCGAAGGGTTGCAACGATCCCATCCGTTGCTACGGGTGAAGCCCAAGTTCAAACCAGAATGTCACATAAGAATAGTGCATGAATAAGAATCCATAAAAGCCAGATGAAAATTATGCAGTACCATTTTCCTAGCTTTGTTTGTATCAATCCATCGATTGTAAGAGATGAGATGAACCTGCACCATGATACTTGCCGCTGATTATGTACAAACCACCTTAGAAAGCTTGATATAATATTATCCTTTTCGTCGGTAACTGATTGAGTTCATTCCAGTAGTCCGATTGAATTCATTAAAATGAAATGGCACTTGCTCACCAGGAAATGCAGTGCGCTGTCCAATTCAAGATGAATGTTGAGACATTACAGTACATAACACAAACAACAATGATCAACTGTAGTTATGTACTTTAAAAGTGAGTTATgttttgctatattttttgcagTATTATTTGGAGTTTACTTTGCAGTGGTATGTGTTCACTAGTTAACTTGCCTGTATATTATTTTGCTGTTCATTATTTTGCTTTCTTATAGCCTTTTATCAGTGGCTTTCAGTGGGAGACTATTCTCCCTCTACAGTGGTGGCAGTGACAAGTCATTCCATTTGGGCATCTGGCAAATTTGAACTGTCGTCGAAATTACCTCCGATCGTCtttatttgttgtttcagGCAAATATTTTagcatattttctttgttaattGTTTGTCTAAAACGTCATTTAATCATGTTTAAAGGGTAAAAGGAGTATAACGAATTTTATGTTTAGTGGATGGTTCCAGCGAGTAAATTTTGCACTTCGCTACATGATCAAAAacatgtttggttggttgagTAGGCAAGCAGCAGCCAACATCAAGCGTGTTTAGCAAATTGTAAGCCATAGCAAATAGCATCAATGTGGCATACAACTTGCACCTCGATTCACTAGATTGGATGGATTGTGCCCCACGTTAGTGACCTCTTGTATTGGTTTGGTTTTCTAACTAAGAGAACCACCAAAGAGAACAAACTAACTGCAGACGAACTTCTTGTGTTCAACACAAAACTTCTCTCCAGAGCCCAAAAGTTTGCCAGCATTCAAAGGATGactgaacaaaaaaaaaagccatgCAATGCAACTCCCCATCAAGGGATTAAAGCAATACCATATAAAAAAGCAATTGgtaaatgcatgcatgacatGCAACATGAGGAAGACAAAACTTCAGTTCGCACAGACAAAGGTTCTGAGATACTGATCTCAATTCTCAACTATAAATAGCAGCTAATAGCACGGTAGATCTTCTGATGCCAACTCTCCAGATGCATGGCGACAAGCTAAGGCATTTTAGACCTCATAGATCCAAGGGTGCTGGTTGCTCCTCCACTCGGCAATGCCCTCAGGGAACCACAGGGCGATCTCCTTCCTGGCGTTCTCGACTGAGTCGCTCCCGTGGATGACATTCCTGCAAGGCATGACTAACATCTTTTAGAACCGGCCACACAACAAATTGTGGATACATGTTTAGGTCTATGAGAAGATGAGAACTCAAAAGGCTCAATAGCAGTAAAAATGTTAATAAAGGACTATGGAACATCATTTGGTGTTGTCATCCATACTTGTCCTTACAGACAATCGTAATAAGATGGCAGTCTTATTGTTTTTGCAGGCCAAGATAAAAAGTGTTTACTCAGATATTGAAATGTTGATATGGTACAATGCAGTCAATGCACAAATTCATTAAGAAAGTAGTATATTTCATCTGTGGGCCACTGAATCAGACTTGGATGGTTTGGATGCAAGGTTAATATCTTGTTAAGTGGTAACCATGTAGCACATGGTCCTGTCCCACAGTAGACCCATAAAGTGAGATATAAACCATAACGCAAGCAATAATATACTAACAGTAGTTTGAATAATCACGGTTGCAATTATGAGGTATGATTGGACACTGGATACTTCGTACTTCAAAGGGCAGAAACCATTGGAATATGCC
It encodes the following:
- the LOC102713304 gene encoding peptide methionine sulfoxide reductase A4, chloroplastic-like; amino-acid sequence: MPPLLASPASTSSSVLLASCRLRAGGGVQRGTRRNFLAPSREKIGGGSFRAMSWLGKLGLGGLGGSPRASEASAALAQGPDEDRPAAPGNEFAQFGAGCFWGVELAFQRVPGVTRTEVGYSQGNLHDPTYEDVCTGATNHNEVVRVQYDTSACKFDDLLDVFWARHDPTTPNRQGNDVGTQYRSGIYYYTPEQEKAARESLEKQQKLLNRTIVTEILPTKRFYRAEEYHQQYLEKGGRFGFGQSAAKGCNDPIRCYG